A stretch of the Teretinema zuelzerae genome encodes the following:
- a CDS encoding aminoglycoside N(3)-acetyltransferase, whose product MSEKTDRPLILKEDIIAGLRKAGLKAGASVFAHASLSSFGFVMGGAETAIRALLEVVGPEGTLMMPAQTWKNLDPETGVHWLEPEAWWPAIRENWPAFDPAVTPSIGMGAVAEMLRTWPGSRRSSHPARSVCAAGKHAAYLTENHDLSDIFGDDSPTGRLYKLDGQVLLMGVGYDKNTSIHLAEYRADWDKPMSREWSAVYREGKRERVCYDTIAVDDSDFVALGKDWDSFAGIRPVLVGNAEIRCFDQRPFVDWSARWITEHRKKTAPGE is encoded by the coding sequence ATGTCCGAGAAAACCGATAGGCCGTTGATTCTGAAAGAAGACATTATCGCCGGATTGCGCAAGGCGGGCTTGAAAGCCGGCGCCTCTGTCTTCGCCCATGCGTCGCTTTCATCGTTCGGCTTCGTTATGGGCGGGGCGGAAACGGCGATCCGTGCCCTGCTGGAAGTCGTCGGTCCTGAGGGCACGCTGATGATGCCGGCGCAAACGTGGAAGAACCTGGATCCTGAAACGGGCGTCCACTGGCTCGAGCCTGAAGCGTGGTGGCCCGCGATCCGCGAAAACTGGCCCGCCTTCGATCCTGCTGTGACGCCTTCAATCGGCATGGGCGCGGTTGCCGAAATGCTCCGGACCTGGCCGGGCTCCAGGCGTTCATCGCATCCGGCCCGCTCGGTGTGCGCTGCGGGAAAGCACGCCGCGTATTTGACTGAAAACCACGATTTATCCGACATCTTCGGGGACGATTCCCCGACCGGGAGGCTGTATAAGCTGGACGGACAGGTGTTGCTGATGGGCGTCGGGTACGACAAAAACACGTCGATTCACTTGGCGGAATATCGAGCGGACTGGGACAAGCCGATGTCGAGGGAATGGAGCGCCGTGTATCGGGAGGGGAAGCGGGAGCGCGTTTGCTATGACACGATTGCGGTCGACGATTCAGATTTTGTCGCGCTCGGGAAGGATTGGGACTCCTTCGCCGGCATACGGCCGGTTCTCGTCGGGAACGCGGAAATCCGGTGCTTCGATCAACGGCCGTTCGTGGACTGGAGCGCCCGGTGGATAACCGAACACCGGAAGAAAACCGCCCCGGGAGAGTGA
- a CDS encoding M48 family metallopeptidase translates to MEYRVHQKETFYFTLKILFTVVVVFFAVSALKNLTALGAEAAGPTAAVFVFYAVFIWLFIWFQKVLLIGHLKGNGVEITASQFPEAHEAYRKIAEGLQIRKIPPLFILQEGGALNAFAVRFSGRNYIAVYSEIFSMYESAPEIVQFVLAHELGHVKRNHLVKRFWTLPSAFVPFLEAAYSRSCEHTCDRIGAAFCGEKSIQGLILLAAGKDIFSKVKVESYIESAKTNNTAAVKFAQLFMSHPYIPLRIRDLQNQ, encoded by the coding sequence ATGGAATACCGAGTTCATCAAAAAGAGACATTCTACTTCACCCTTAAAATTCTTTTCACCGTCGTCGTCGTTTTTTTCGCTGTATCAGCTTTAAAGAATCTTACCGCCCTGGGCGCCGAAGCCGCGGGTCCGACCGCCGCCGTTTTCGTCTTTTACGCCGTTTTTATCTGGCTCTTCATCTGGTTCCAGAAGGTTTTGTTAATCGGACACCTCAAGGGAAACGGCGTGGAGATCACCGCCTCCCAGTTTCCGGAAGCCCATGAAGCCTATCGCAAGATCGCGGAAGGACTCCAAATCAGGAAAATCCCGCCCCTTTTCATTCTGCAGGAAGGAGGAGCGCTCAACGCCTTCGCTGTGCGTTTTTCCGGACGAAACTACATTGCCGTTTATTCAGAAATATTCAGCATGTACGAATCTGCTCCGGAAATCGTGCAGTTCGTCCTCGCTCATGAACTGGGCCATGTAAAAAGAAACCATCTCGTCAAACGCTTCTGGACCCTTCCCTCGGCGTTCGTCCCCTTCCTGGAGGCGGCATATTCGAGAAGCTGCGAGCATACCTGCGACCGCATCGGCGCAGCCTTCTGCGGAGAAAAAAGCATCCAGGGGCTTATTCTTCTCGCGGCGGGAAAAGACATCTTCAGCAAGGTTAAAGTCGAAAGCTACATTGAAAGCGCGAAAACCAACAATACAGCCGCCGTCAAATTCGCTCAGCTTTTCATGAGCCATCCGTACATACCGCTCAGGATCAGGGATCTCCAAAATCAATAA